The Halogeometricum rufum genome has a segment encoding these proteins:
- a CDS encoding EamA family transporter: MDAPAVPPVIFALSLGPAVAWGFTPVIEKRALSNGGRPLQAALTVIVVDTVLYVLALLARGEVPFVDLSAGTLAVFVAAGVFGTALGRIAIFAGNARVGASVSSAVVSARPLFATALAVGFLGEPVGLTTAVGVVVLVCGLAALSVAKGGDLAGWETRDLLVPLAAAVSFAVGNVLRRYGLGVGETTPLEAVALNEFAALVALLAYAVARGRRDVFTAPPRTYLVFAVSGVLTAGALLAMFTALSMPAGRVALVDPLIATAPLFTTVFSYFLLSDLERVTRGIVAGALLVVVGAALVTV; the protein is encoded by the coding sequence ATGGACGCGCCCGCCGTTCCGCCCGTCATCTTCGCGCTCTCTCTCGGTCCCGCGGTGGCGTGGGGGTTCACGCCCGTCATCGAGAAGCGCGCGCTCTCGAACGGCGGCCGACCGCTCCAGGCGGCGCTGACCGTCATCGTCGTGGACACGGTGCTGTACGTGCTCGCCCTCCTCGCCCGCGGGGAGGTGCCGTTCGTCGACCTCTCGGCCGGCACGCTAGCCGTGTTCGTCGCCGCGGGCGTCTTCGGCACCGCGCTCGGTCGCATCGCCATCTTCGCGGGCAACGCCCGCGTCGGCGCCAGCGTCAGCAGCGCCGTCGTCAGCGCCCGCCCCCTGTTCGCCACCGCCTTGGCCGTCGGCTTCCTCGGCGAACCCGTCGGACTCACCACCGCCGTCGGCGTCGTCGTCCTCGTCTGCGGCCTCGCGGCCCTCTCGGTGGCGAAGGGCGGTGACCTCGCCGGGTGGGAGACGCGCGACTTGCTCGTCCCCCTCGCCGCCGCCGTCTCGTTCGCCGTCGGCAACGTCCTCCGGCGCTACGGGCTCGGTGTCGGCGAGACGACGCCGCTGGAGGCCGTCGCGCTGAACGAGTTCGCGGCGCTCGTCGCACTGCTCGCGTACGCCGTGGCCCGCGGCCGTCGCGACGTGTTCACCGCGCCGCCGCGCACCTACCTCGTCTTCGCCGTCAGCGGCGTCCTCACCGCCGGCGCGCTGCTCGCCATGTTCACCGCGCTGTCGATGCCCGCGGGGCGCGTCGCCCTCGTGGACCCGCTCATCGCCACGGCACCGCTGTTCACCACCGTGTTCTCGTACTTCCTGCTGTCGGACCTCGAACGGGTGACGCGCGGCATCGTCGCGGGTGCCCTCCTCGTCGTCGTCGGGGCGGCGCTCGTGACGGTGTGA
- a CDS encoding sodium-dependent transporter: MTRETWATRMGFILAAVGSAVGLGNIWRFPWITAENGGSAFLAVYLGIVLLVGVPGLLGMFVVGRRAKRNPVGALRSLSGSDRWGLAGGFLVFSSLVLISFYSVVGGWILRYFGESVLGLVTGTVPYFANPGASFGAASAGLDAVAFHLVFLALTALIIVAGIRGGIELATKWMMPAIFALLVGLGVWASTQAGASEAYAFYLRFDTSVLRENFFGLLGPAAGQALFTLSLGVGTMITYASYLDEDRSLPFDGASVAVLNTVVGVLAGLVVFPLLFTLGIEPGETGTGAGALFVGLAGAFSQLPAGTFVATAFFAVVALAALSSAISILEISVSFLVDEHGLPRRRAAAVVGGLVAVTGSVCALEPSVFGFVAGTLVDILLTVGLTVCLVFVGWVMGRDALTEFRKGAGPVGRAVATPWLFGVGVVLPVFLVFTLLTTFGVDGEIGFWPTVVAAVAVAVAAFAGLRGERSLV; this comes from the coding sequence ATGACACGAGAGACGTGGGCGACTCGAATGGGATTCATCCTCGCCGCCGTCGGGAGCGCGGTGGGGCTCGGTAACATCTGGCGGTTCCCGTGGATAACCGCCGAGAACGGCGGTAGCGCGTTCTTGGCCGTCTATCTGGGCATCGTCCTCCTCGTCGGCGTCCCCGGCCTGCTGGGGATGTTCGTCGTCGGCCGCCGGGCGAAACGAAACCCGGTGGGCGCGCTCCGGTCCCTGTCGGGGTCCGACCGCTGGGGGCTCGCGGGCGGCTTCCTCGTCTTCAGTTCGCTCGTCCTCATCTCCTTCTACAGCGTCGTCGGCGGGTGGATTCTCCGCTACTTCGGCGAGAGCGTCCTCGGACTCGTCACCGGCACCGTCCCGTACTTCGCGAACCCCGGCGCGTCGTTCGGCGCGGCCTCCGCCGGCCTCGACGCCGTCGCCTTCCACCTCGTCTTCCTCGCACTCACCGCCCTCATCATCGTCGCGGGCATCCGCGGCGGCATCGAACTCGCCACGAAGTGGATGATGCCCGCCATCTTCGCCCTGCTCGTCGGCCTCGGCGTCTGGGCGTCCACGCAGGCGGGCGCGTCGGAGGCGTACGCGTTCTACCTCCGCTTCGACACCAGCGTCCTGCGAGAGAACTTCTTCGGCCTCCTCGGCCCGGCCGCCGGACAGGCCCTGTTCACCCTCTCGCTCGGCGTCGGGACGATGATAACGTACGCCTCCTACCTCGACGAGGACCGCTCGCTGCCGTTCGACGGCGCGAGCGTCGCCGTGCTGAACACCGTCGTCGGCGTCCTCGCCGGACTCGTCGTCTTCCCCCTGCTGTTCACGCTCGGCATCGAACCCGGCGAGACGGGCACCGGCGCGGGTGCGCTGTTCGTCGGCCTCGCGGGCGCGTTCTCCCAACTACCGGCCGGCACGTTCGTCGCCACCGCCTTCTTCGCCGTCGTCGCCCTCGCGGCGCTCTCCTCGGCCATCAGCATCCTCGAAATCTCCGTCTCGTTCCTCGTCGACGAACACGGACTGCCGCGCCGCCGCGCCGCCGCCGTCGTCGGCGGACTCGTCGCCGTCACCGGCTCCGTCTGCGCGCTCGAACCGAGCGTGTTCGGCTTCGTCGCCGGCACCCTCGTTGACATCCTGCTCACCGTCGGTCTGACCGTCTGTCTCGTCTTCGTCGGCTGGGTGATGGGCCGCGACGCCCTCACCGAGTTCCGGAAGGGCGCGGGCCCCGTCGGCCGGGCCGTCGCGACGCCGTGGCTGTTCGGCGTCGGCGTCGTCCTCCCCGTCTTCCTCGTGTTCACGCTCCTGACGACGTTCGGCGTCGACGGCGAAATCGGCTTCTGGCCCACCGTCGTCGCCGCCGTCGCCGTCGCCGTCGCCGCGTTCGCCGGCCTCCGCGGCGAGCGGTCGCTGGTCTGA
- a CDS encoding sodium-dependent transporter: MSERETWATRAGFILAAVGSAVGLGNIWQFPFKTAEFGGATFLVVYLVAVFGIGLPAMLAEFVVGRKSNLNTIGAFERIGYRNWRFVGVLGLLTGFWILSYYSVVGGWVLRYVGGSLTGAYFGDAQGYFGAISAGPEAIALHAVFMALVVGIVAFGIQDGIEKATKLMVPSILAILVALAVWAFTLPGATPGYAYFLSPDLSQLRLTVDTTPSFPWLTFGGPLAAIIPFAVSQAFFSLSLGMGAMITYASYIDGDESLFGDSATIVVFNTAIGILAGLVVIPLLFAQGVEPGSGGAGALFISVASAFADIPFGRVVGVVFFLVVLVAALSSAISLLEVVVSYAIDNYPVSRPQVAVGLGSAIFTLGLPSAWDTAWLTWFDTLAYQLLLPASVLGILVFVGWVFGRPGVEELLRGTGFGDGVGSLWLWLVRTVVFLGVVLTLALGLLTLFGGADPAIVPPL; this comes from the coding sequence ATGAGCGAACGAGAGACGTGGGCGACGCGGGCGGGGTTCATCCTCGCCGCCGTCGGGAGCGCCGTCGGACTCGGGAACATCTGGCAGTTCCCGTTCAAGACGGCCGAGTTCGGCGGAGCGACGTTCCTCGTCGTCTACCTCGTGGCGGTGTTCGGAATCGGTCTCCCGGCGATGCTCGCGGAGTTCGTCGTCGGCCGCAAGAGCAACCTCAACACAATCGGCGCGTTCGAACGCATCGGCTACCGGAACTGGCGGTTCGTCGGCGTCCTCGGACTCCTGACCGGGTTCTGGATTCTGTCGTACTACAGCGTCGTCGGCGGCTGGGTGCTGCGCTACGTCGGCGGGAGCCTCACCGGCGCGTACTTCGGTGACGCGCAGGGCTACTTCGGCGCCATCTCGGCCGGCCCCGAGGCGATAGCGCTCCACGCCGTCTTCATGGCTCTCGTCGTCGGCATCGTCGCGTTCGGCATCCAGGACGGCATCGAGAAGGCGACGAAGCTGATGGTGCCGAGCATCCTCGCAATCCTCGTCGCCCTCGCCGTCTGGGCGTTCACGCTCCCCGGGGCGACGCCGGGCTACGCGTACTTCCTCTCGCCCGACCTGAGCCAACTCCGACTCACCGTCGACACCACGCCGTCGTTCCCGTGGCTGACGTTCGGCGGCCCCCTCGCCGCCATCATCCCCTTCGCGGTCAGTCAGGCGTTCTTCTCGCTGTCGCTCGGGATGGGCGCGATGATAACGTACGCCTCCTACATCGACGGCGACGAGAGCCTGTTCGGCGACAGCGCCACCATCGTCGTGTTCAACACGGCCATCGGCATCCTCGCCGGACTGGTCGTCATCCCCCTGCTGTTCGCGCAGGGCGTCGAACCCGGAAGCGGCGGCGCGGGCGCGCTGTTCATCAGCGTCGCCAGCGCGTTCGCCGACATCCCGTTCGGCCGCGTCGTCGGCGTCGTCTTCTTCCTCGTCGTCCTCGTGGCGGCGCTGTCGTCGGCCATCAGCCTGCTGGAAGTCGTCGTCTCCTACGCCATCGACAACTACCCCGTCTCCCGGCCGCAGGTGGCCGTCGGCCTCGGTTCGGCCATCTTCACCCTCGGCCTCCCCTCGGCGTGGGATACCGCGTGGCTGACGTGGTTCGACACGCTCGCGTACCAACTCCTGCTCCCCGCGTCGGTGCTGGGCATCCTCGTCTTCGTCGGCTGGGTGTTCGGCCGGCCGGGCGTCGAGGAACTGCTCCGCGGCACCGGCTTCGGTGACGGCGTCGGGTCGCTGTGGCTCTGGTTGGTCCGCACCGTCGTCTTCCTCGGCGTCGTCCTCACCCTCGCCCTCGGCCTGCTGACGCTGTTCGGCGGGGCCGACCCCGCCATCGTCCCGCCGCTCTGA
- a CDS encoding SDR family oxidoreductase, which translates to MDVEFDFDGRVALVTGACGALGSAVVTAFRDAGATVAAADVVEPDDEDSLLDAGDGVEFYHGDFTDEEDVSRVVESVVEDHGGVDFLANVAGTWRGGDPIHETDADTFDFLFDVNLKTMFLASKHALPHLREAEGAIVSVSARSSLEGGEGDGPYRASKAGVRLLTETIAEENLGTVRANAVMPSVIDTPMNREMMPDADHDAWVDPAEIARTVVVLCSDATGVTSGAAVPVYGEA; encoded by the coding sequence CCTCGTGACCGGAGCCTGCGGTGCCCTCGGAAGCGCCGTCGTGACGGCGTTCCGCGACGCCGGGGCGACGGTGGCCGCGGCGGACGTGGTGGAACCGGACGACGAGGACTCACTGCTCGACGCGGGCGACGGCGTCGAGTTCTACCACGGCGACTTCACCGACGAGGAGGACGTCTCGCGCGTCGTGGAGTCCGTCGTCGAGGACCACGGCGGCGTCGACTTCCTCGCGAACGTCGCGGGGACGTGGCGCGGCGGCGACCCGATACACGAGACGGACGCCGACACGTTCGACTTCCTGTTCGACGTGAACCTGAAGACGATGTTTCTGGCCTCGAAACACGCCCTCCCGCACCTGCGGGAGGCCGAGGGCGCAATCGTCAGCGTCTCCGCGCGGTCCTCGCTGGAAGGCGGCGAGGGCGACGGGCCCTACCGGGCGTCGAAGGCGGGCGTCCGCCTCCTCACCGAGACCATCGCCGAGGAGAACCTCGGCACCGTCCGCGCGAACGCGGTGATGCCCAGCGTCATCGACACGCCGATGAACCGCGAGATGATGCCCGACGCCGACCACGACGCGTGGGTCGACCCCGCGGAGATAGCGCGGACCGTGGTGGTCCTCTGCTCGGACGCGACGGGCGTCACCTCCGGCGCGGCCGTCCCCGTCTACGGCGAGGCCTGA